In the genome of Streptococcus mitis, one region contains:
- a CDS encoding polysaccharide biosynthesis protein gives MSKISKNYLYNLIYQVVVLILPLLITPYVARVLGAHQLGIYDYANSIVTLIYTLGLLGIGHYGNRECAYTRDDKEELSETFWSILAIQIILGFFSLFCLYIFSNINSNYQVYFQLFSIWLFGSILDCTWFYRGLEEMQYVVLKNIIAKLLFTIATFLFVKSETDLTLYVLIYGLSVLVANVSAYSQLRMFISRPKINIHRFTEIILGSLKLFLPSIIMQIMLSADKIVLGSLSSGISNVSYYSNAEKIIQIPLSLIVVLNSVMMPRIANEFRNRRLENMKKYLTTAAEFSLFLAVPLSIGLYAIADTFVPWFLGESFIPSMDALKWLAPIAVGNALLGVSGSQYFVAVNKTKVLFFSNTLAAILNILLDLLLAPMFGVVGVCLATIVSLTSSVIVQYYIMSKDIPIIPILKSLFKYLIYSMIMGIIIIVPFRGYPANYGTTIKQIVLGIVVYFGLSLLTRDVFVFQALDFVKKGFKKSR, from the coding sequence TTGAGTAAAATTTCTAAAAATTATCTATATAACTTAATTTATCAAGTGGTAGTTTTAATATTACCACTATTGATTACTCCATATGTTGCTAGAGTATTGGGCGCACACCAGTTGGGAATTTACGATTATGCCAATTCAATCGTTACTTTGATTTATACTTTAGGTTTACTAGGTATCGGTCACTATGGAAATCGCGAATGTGCCTATACTAGAGATGATAAAGAGGAACTATCAGAGACATTTTGGAGTATTTTGGCTATTCAGATTATTTTAGGATTTTTTTCACTATTCTGCTTATACATTTTTTCTAACATAAATTCAAATTATCAAGTTTATTTTCAACTTTTTTCCATTTGGCTTTTTGGGTCTATTCTTGATTGTACGTGGTTCTATCGTGGCTTAGAGGAAATGCAGTATGTTGTATTAAAAAACATTATTGCTAAGTTATTATTTACGATAGCGACCTTCTTATTTGTAAAAAGCGAAACAGATCTAACTCTATATGTGCTCATATATGGACTCTCTGTTTTAGTAGCAAATGTATCAGCCTACAGTCAATTAAGGATGTTTATTAGTAGACCAAAGATAAATATTCATCGTTTTACGGAGATTATTTTAGGGAGTCTCAAACTATTTTTACCAAGCATCATCATGCAAATTATGTTATCTGCTGATAAAATTGTTCTAGGATCTTTAAGTTCTGGAATCAGCAATGTTTCTTACTATAGTAATGCAGAGAAGATTATACAGATACCACTCTCTTTAATAGTAGTATTAAATTCTGTTATGATGCCACGAATAGCAAATGAATTTCGTAATAGACGGTTAGAAAATATGAAAAAGTATCTGACAACTGCAGCTGAATTTTCTTTGTTCTTAGCTGTTCCATTGTCGATTGGCCTTTATGCTATTGCAGATACTTTTGTTCCGTGGTTTTTAGGTGAAAGTTTTATTCCATCTATGGATGCTCTTAAATGGCTTGCTCCTATTGCTGTTGGTAATGCTTTGCTAGGAGTTTCAGGTAGTCAGTATTTTGTTGCAGTTAATAAAACAAAAGTCTTATTCTTTTCTAATACTTTAGCTGCAATTTTAAATATTCTATTAGATTTGTTACTTGCTCCAATGTTTGGAGTAGTAGGTGTTTGTTTAGCAACTATAGTATCACTTACCTCTTCTGTTATAGTGCAATACTATATAATGTCAAAGGATATACCTATTATACCTATTTTGAAGTCATTATTTAAATATCTTATTTATTCTATGATAATGGGGATAATTATTATTGTTCCCTTCAGAGGATATCCAGCAAATTATGGAACAACTATTAAGCAAATCGTTCTTGGGATAGTAGTTTACTTTGGCTTGAGCTTGTTGACGCGAGATGTATTTGTTTTTCAAGCATTAGATTTTGTAAAGAAAGGATTCAAAAAAAGTAGATGA
- a CDS encoding NAD(P)-dependent oxidoreductase, giving the protein MILITGAKGQLGTELRYLLDERNEEYVAVDVAEMDITNAEMVEKVFEEVKPTLVYHCAAYTAVDAAEDEGKELDFAINVTGTENVAKASEKHGATLVYISTDYVFDGKKPVGQEWEVDDRPDPQTEYGRTKRMGEELVEKHVSNFYIIRTAWVFGNYGKNFVFTMQNLAKNHKTLTVVNDQHGRPTWTRTLAEFMTYLAENRKEFGYYHLSNDATEDTTWYDFAVEILKDTDVEIKPVDSSQFPAKAKRPLNSTMSLSKAKATGFVIPTWKDALKEFYKQEVR; this is encoded by the coding sequence ATGATTTTAATTACAGGAGCAAAAGGCCAATTAGGAACTGAACTTCGTTATTTATTGGATGAGCGTAATGAAGAATACGTAGCAGTAGATGTGGCTGAAATGGACATTACCAATGCAGAAATGGTTGAGAAAGTTTTTGAAGAGGTGAAACCAACTTTAGTCTACCACTGTGCAGCCTACACCGCTGTTGATGCAGCAGAGGATGAAGGAAAAGAATTGGACTTTGCCATCAATGTTACAGGGACAGAGAATGTCGCAAAAGCATCTGAAAAGCATGGTGCAACTCTAGTTTATATTTCTACCGACTATGTCTTTGACGGTAAGAAACCAGTTGGACAAGAGTGGGAAGTTGATGACCGACCAGATCCACAGACAGAATATGGACGCACTAAGCGTATGGGGGAAGAGTTAGTTGAGAAGCATGTGTCTAATTTCTATATTATCCGTACTGCCTGGGTATTTGGAAATTATGGCAAAAATTTCGTTTTTACCATGCAAAATCTTGCGAAAAATCATAAGACTTTAACAGTTGTAAATGACCAGCACGGTCGTCCGACTTGGACTCGTACCTTGGCTGAGTTCATGACCTACCTGGCTGAAAACCGCAAGGAATTTGGTTATTATCATTTGTCAAATGATGCTACAGAAGACACAACTTGGTATGATTTTGCAGTTGAAATTTTGAAAGATACAGATGTGGAAATCAAGCCAGTAGATTCAAGCCAATTTCCAGCAAAAGCTAAACGTCCGCTAAACTCAACAATGAGCCTTTCTAAAGCTAAAGCTACTGGATTTGTCATTCCAACCTGGAAAGATGCCTTGAAAGAATTTTACAAACAAGAAGTAAGATAA
- a CDS encoding glycosyl transferase family 2: MRISIAMTTYNGADYLLEQLESLRTQSLMADEVIIVDDCSTDNTVDLLNMYIQKYHLDNWVLIKNSSNIGWRKNFRKALQKTTGDVVFLCDQDDIWNKDKISLMVKEFHKSPSIELLASNYEILDFGRNDKIKIKDVELDNGAVVPFSLKNKSISVMRPGCTFAVKRELIVLLEKYDIDRFGHDNILWNLAMVRGTLYLYLKRLIHFRRHETSASAPKQSLNRERRVVEVDTSYQIAVFLLDVARKEHLDIKIISQLENMAMVLERRREILKDGTLMQIVHFQLKYYAYYPTFRNLISDILVFLKK; encoded by the coding sequence ATGAGGATATCTATTGCAATGACAACCTATAATGGAGCAGATTATTTGCTAGAGCAGCTAGAATCGCTTCGTACTCAGAGTTTAATGGCTGATGAAGTTATTATTGTTGATGACTGTTCAACAGATAATACAGTTGATTTACTTAATATGTATATTCAGAAGTATCATCTTGATAATTGGGTATTGATAAAAAACTCATCTAATATAGGTTGGAGAAAAAACTTTAGAAAAGCGCTTCAAAAGACAACAGGAGATGTAGTTTTTCTTTGTGATCAAGATGATATTTGGAATAAAGATAAAATTTCACTGATGGTAAAAGAGTTTCATAAATCGCCGTCAATAGAACTATTAGCTAGTAACTATGAGATTCTCGATTTTGGTAGAAATGATAAAATCAAGATTAAGGATGTTGAGTTAGATAATGGTGCTGTAGTCCCGTTTTCGTTAAAAAACAAGAGTATTTCTGTTATGAGACCAGGATGTACTTTTGCAGTTAAGCGTGAGTTGATAGTTCTGTTAGAAAAGTATGATATAGATAGATTTGGCCATGATAATATTTTATGGAATCTAGCTATGGTAAGAGGAACTCTATATCTATACTTAAAACGCTTAATACATTTTCGTCGCCACGAAACAAGTGCTTCTGCTCCTAAGCAATCTCTTAATCGTGAACGGCGAGTTGTTGAAGTGGATACGAGTTATCAAATTGCAGTTTTCTTACTTGATGTGGCTCGTAAAGAACATTTAGACATAAAAATAATTTCTCAACTTGAAAATATGGCAATGGTTCTTGAGAGACGTAGAGAGATTTTAAAAGATGGTACTCTTATGCAAATAGTTCATTTCCAATTGAAGTATTATGCTTATTATCCTACATTCCGCAATTTAATATCAGATATATTAGTGTTTTTAAAAAAATAA
- a CDS encoding dTDP-4-dehydrorhamnose 3,5-epimerase: protein MTDNFFGKTLAARKVDAIPGMLEFDIPVHGDNRGWFKENFQKEKMLPLGFPESFFAEGKLQNNVSFSRKNVLRGLHAEPWDKYISVADGGKVLGSWVDLREGENFGNTYQTVIDASKGIFVPRGVANGFQVLSDTVSYSYLVNDYWALELKPKYAFVNYADPSLGIEWENLAEAEVSDADKNHPLLKDVKPLKKEDL, encoded by the coding sequence ATGACAGATAATTTTTTCGGAAAGACGCTTGCAGCACGCAAGGTTGATGCAATTCCAGGTATGTTGGAGTTTGATATCCCTGTTCATGGTGATAATCGTGGCTGGTTTAAAGAAAATTTCCAAAAGGAAAAAATGCTCCCACTTGGATTTCCAGAGTCTTTCTTTGCAGAAGGAAAATTGCAAAACAATGTATCCTTCTCACGTAAAAATGTTCTCCGTGGCCTCCACGCAGAACCTTGGGATAAGTACATCTCTGTAGCAGATGGTGGGAAAGTTCTGGGTTCTTGGGTTGATCTACGCGAGGGCGAAAACTTTGGAAATACCTATCAGACAGTAATTGATGCAAGTAAGGGAATCTTTGTTCCTCGAGGCGTGGCCAATGGTTTCCAAGTCCTATCAGATACAGTTTCTTATAGTTATTTGGTCAATGACTACTGGGCTCTTGAACTCAAACCCAAGTATGCCTTTGTGAATTATGCTGATCCAAGCCTTGGCATTGAATGGGAAAATCTTGCAGAAGCAGAGGTTTCAGATGCAGATAAAAATCATCCACTACTTAAGGATGTAAAACCTTTGAAAAAAGAAGATTTGTAA
- a CDS encoding dTDP-glucose 4,6-dehydratase, whose amino-acid sequence MTEYKKIIVTGGAGFIGSNFVHYVYKNFPDVHVTVLDKLTYAGNRANIEAILGDRVELVVGDIADAELVDKLAAQADAIVHYAAESHNDNSLNDPSPFIHTNFIGTYTLLEAARKYDLRFHHVSTDEVYGDLPLREDLPGHGEGPGEKFTAETKYNPSSPYSSTKAASDLIVKAWVRSFGVKATISNCSNNYGPYQHIEKFIPRQITNILSGIKPKLYGEGKNVRDWIHTNDHSSGVWTILTKGQIGETYLIGADGEKNNKEVLELILKEMGQAADAYDHVTDRAGHDLRYAIDASKLRDELGWKPEFTNFEAGLKETIKWYTDNQEWWKAEKEAVEANYAKTQEIITL is encoded by the coding sequence ATGACTGAATACAAAAAAATTATCGTGACAGGTGGAGCTGGTTTTATCGGTTCCAACTTTGTCCACTATGTTTACAAGAATTTTCCAGATGTTCATGTGACAGTATTAGACAAGTTGACTTATGCTGGGAACCGCGCTAATATTGAGGCAATTTTAGGTGATCGTGTTGAGTTAGTTGTTGGGGACATTGCGGATGCAGAGTTGGTAGACAAGTTGGCTGCTCAAGCAGATGCTATCGTTCATTATGCAGCGGAAAGCCACAATGACAATTCGCTGAATGATCCATCACCATTTATCCATACAAATTTCATCGGAACCTATACTCTTTTAGAAGCAGCACGTAAATACGATCTTCGTTTCCACCATGTATCTACAGACGAGGTTTATGGTGATCTCCCTCTACGCGAGGATTTGCCAGGTCATGGTGAAGGTCCAGGTGAGAAATTTACTGCTGAAACAAAATACAACCCAAGCTCTCCGTATTCATCAACCAAGGCTGCTTCAGACTTGATTGTCAAAGCCTGGGTGCGTTCTTTTGGAGTCAAAGCAACGATTTCCAACTGTTCAAATAACTACGGTCCTTATCAACACATTGAAAAATTTATCCCACGTCAGATTACCAACATCCTAAGTGGAATTAAGCCAAAACTTTACGGTGAAGGAAAGAACGTTCGTGATTGGATTCATACCAATGACCATTCTTCAGGCGTTTGGACAATCTTAACAAAAGGTCAAATCGGTGAAACCTACTTGATTGGGGCTGATGGCGAGAAGAACAACAAGGAAGTTTTGGAACTTATCCTTAAGGAAATGGGACAAGCTGCGGATGCCTATGATCATGTGACTGACCGTGCAGGACATGATCTTCGTTATGCGATTGATGCAAGTAAACTCCGTGATGAGTTGGGCTGGAAACCAGAATTCACCAACTTTGAAGCTGGGCTCAAGGAAACAATCAAGTGGTATACAGATAATCAAGAATGGTGGAAAGCAGAGAAAGAAGCTGTTGAAGCTAATTATGCTAAGACTCAGGAGATTATTACATTATAA
- a CDS encoding capsular biosynthesis protein, with amino-acid sequence MIKNILITGAKGFVGKNLICTLEALKDGRDRTRPNLEIGEIFQYDRDTDPILLEEYCKKADFVFHLAGVNRPQNPDEFMEGNYGFSSRLLEILEKYENTCPVLLSSSTQASLEGRFANSVYGQSKLAGEELFFEYGKKTGAPVLVYRFPNLYGKWCRPNYNSAVATFCHNLAHDLPIQVNDPSVELELLYIDDLIQECLTALEGNPHRCSLDGLQILPNPSGNYCYVPTTYHVTLGKIVTLLETFKKQPDSLVMPEIPQGSFEKKLYSTYLSYLPVDKFKFPLKMNIDERGSFTELLKTENAGQFSVNISKPGITKGQHWHHSKWEFFMVVSGRALIQERRIGLDENGQEYPILNFEVSGDKIEAIHMIPGYAHNIINLSDTENLVTVMWANESFDPSHPDTFFEQVEK; translated from the coding sequence ATGATTAAAAATATTTTAATCACAGGAGCGAAAGGATTTGTAGGAAAAAATCTTATCTGTACTCTGGAAGCTTTGAAAGATGGACGAGATAGAACTCGTCCTAATTTAGAGATTGGAGAGATTTTTCAGTATGATCGTGATACAGATCCAATTTTATTAGAAGAATATTGTAAGAAGGCCGATTTCGTATTCCATTTAGCTGGTGTCAATCGTCCACAGAATCCTGATGAATTCATGGAGGGAAATTATGGTTTTTCCAGTAGATTATTGGAGATTTTAGAAAAGTATGAAAACACTTGTCCTGTTCTACTCTCGAGTTCTACTCAAGCTAGTTTAGAAGGCCGATTTGCGAACTCTGTATATGGGCAATCTAAGCTAGCAGGGGAAGAACTCTTCTTTGAATATGGAAAGAAAACGGGAGCACCTGTCTTAGTTTATCGTTTCCCGAATCTTTATGGGAAGTGGTGCCGTCCTAACTACAATTCTGCTGTAGCAACTTTCTGTCATAATCTAGCCCATGATTTACCTATTCAAGTAAATGATCCAAGTGTAGAATTGGAGTTGCTGTATATTGATGATTTGATACAAGAGTGTCTAACTGCATTAGAAGGAAATCCTCATCGTTGCAGTTTAGATGGATTACAAATCTTACCTAACCCATCAGGAAACTACTGTTATGTACCAACGACTTATCATGTAACTTTAGGAAAGATTGTTACTCTGTTAGAAACATTTAAAAAACAGCCAGATAGTTTAGTTATGCCTGAAATTCCTCAAGGATCTTTTGAAAAGAAATTGTATTCTACCTATCTATCTTATCTACCAGTAGATAAGTTTAAGTTCCCTCTAAAAATGAATATAGATGAACGAGGTAGTTTCACGGAACTATTAAAAACGGAAAATGCGGGTCAATTTTCTGTCAATATTTCTAAACCTGGCATTACTAAAGGGCAACATTGGCATCATTCTAAGTGGGAATTCTTCATGGTTGTTTCTGGTCGTGCTTTAATACAAGAGCGTAGGATAGGACTGGATGAAAACGGGCAAGAATATCCTATTCTGAACTTTGAAGTGTCAGGCGATAAGATTGAAGCTATACATATGATACCGGGCTATGCACATAATATTATTAATCTTTCTGATACAGAAAATCTAGTTACTGTAATGTGGGCTAATGAGTCATTTGATCCTAGCCATCCAGATACTTTTTTTGAACAAGTGGAGAAATAA
- a CDS encoding UDP-N-acetyl glucosamine 2-epimerase, translating to MKIKTDYSDIRFKDNGKLKLLIIVGTRPEIIRLSSVITKCRKYFDVVLAHTGQNYDYNLNGIFFDDLGLDTPDVYMDAVGDDLGATVGNIINTSYKLMNQIKPDALLILGDTNSCLSAIAAKRLHIPIFHMEAGNRCKDECLPEETNRRIVDIISDVNLAYSEHARKYLHECGLPKERTYVTGSPMAEVLHKNLSAIESSDIHERLGLKKGGYILLSAHREENIDTDKNFLSLFTAINQLAEKYNMPILYSCHPRSKKRLQESGFELDKRVIQHEPLGFHDYNCLQMNAFVVVSDSGTLPEESSFFTSQGYPFPAVCIRTSTERPESLDKAGFILAGIDENSLLQAVETAVSLAEDEDFGLPVPDYVEENVSTKVVKIIQSYTGIVDKIVWRKN from the coding sequence ATGAAAATTAAGACGGATTATAGTGATATTCGCTTTAAAGATAATGGCAAACTTAAGTTATTGATTATTGTGGGAACACGTCCAGAGATTATACGTCTAAGTAGTGTTATCACTAAATGTCGAAAGTATTTTGATGTTGTTTTGGCACATACTGGACAAAACTATGATTATAATTTAAATGGTATTTTCTTCGATGATTTAGGTTTAGACACTCCAGATGTATACATGGATGCTGTTGGAGATGATCTTGGTGCTACTGTAGGGAATATTATTAATACTTCATACAAATTGATGAACCAAATTAAACCAGATGCTTTATTGATTTTAGGGGATACAAATTCTTGTCTATCAGCTATAGCTGCCAAGCGTTTACATATTCCAATTTTTCATATGGAGGCTGGCAATCGCTGTAAGGATGAGTGTTTACCGGAAGAGACTAATCGTAGGATTGTTGATATTATTTCAGATGTTAACTTGGCATATTCTGAACATGCTCGTAAGTATTTACATGAGTGTGGTTTACCTAAAGAGCGCACGTACGTAACTGGTTCTCCTATGGCAGAAGTGTTACATAAAAATTTATCTGCCATTGAGTCTTCAGATATCCATGAACGTTTGGGATTGAAAAAAGGAGGTTATATCCTACTTTCAGCTCACCGTGAGGAAAATATTGATACAGATAAAAATTTTCTCTCTCTCTTTACGGCAATTAATCAATTAGCTGAAAAGTATAATATGCCAATCTTATATTCTTGCCATCCTAGATCAAAGAAAAGGCTACAAGAGAGCGGTTTTGAACTAGATAAACGTGTGATTCAGCATGAGCCACTAGGATTCCATGATTATAATTGTTTACAGATGAATGCGTTTGTTGTAGTATCTGATTCGGGAACTTTACCAGAAGAAAGTAGTTTCTTTACTAGTCAAGGTTATCCTTTCCCAGCTGTATGTATTCGTACAAGTACAGAACGCCCTGAGTCCCTAGATAAGGCAGGATTTATTTTGGCAGGTATTGATGAAAATTCTCTTCTTCAAGCAGTTGAAACTGCTGTTAGCTTGGCAGAAGATGAGGATTTTGGCTTACCTGTACCAGACTATGTTGAGGAAAATGTCTCTACTAAAGTTGTTAAGATAATACAGAGCTATACAGGGATAGTGGATAAAATAGTTTGGCGGAAAAACTGA
- a CDS encoding glycerol-3-phosphate cytidylyltransferase yields the protein MKRVITYGTFDLLHYGHINLLKRAKDLGDYLIVGLSTDEFNLQKDKISYFDYQQRKILLESIRYVDLVIPEISWEQKREDVKKYYADIFVIGDDWEGKFDFLKDEGVEVVYLPRTEEISTTQIKEDLNKTKGGK from the coding sequence ATGAAGAGAGTGATTACTTACGGGACTTTTGATTTGCTTCATTACGGTCATATCAATTTATTGAAGCGTGCTAAAGATTTGGGAGATTATTTAATAGTAGGTCTATCTACTGATGAATTTAATCTTCAAAAAGATAAGATTTCATATTTTGATTATCAACAACGTAAAATTTTGCTTGAATCTATTCGTTATGTAGATCTGGTAATTCCTGAGATTTCATGGGAACAAAAACGAGAAGATGTAAAGAAGTATTATGCTGATATCTTTGTTATTGGTGATGATTGGGAAGGTAAGTTTGATTTTTTGAAAGATGAGGGCGTAGAAGTAGTATATTTACCTCGTACTGAAGAAATTTCTACTACACAGATTAAAGAAGATTTAAACAAGACCAAAGGTGGAAAATAA
- a CDS encoding UDP-glucose 4-epimerase — translation MSQFTGKTLLITGGTGSFGNAVLKRFLETDISEIRIFSRDEKKQDDMRHEFQVKAPEVAGKIRFYLGDVRDLASVKNAMHGVDYVFHAAALKQVPSCEFFPIEAVKTNILGTENVLTASIEAGVKQVICLSTDKAAYPVNAMGTSKAMMEKIAVAKSRTVNPEHTKICVTRYGNVLCSRGSVVPLWIEQIKQGNALTITEPSMTRFVMTLEEAVDLVLFAFKEGKSGDILVQKAPACTIEVLAKAVSEIFASEQDIKIIGIRHGEKIYETLLTNEECANAIDLGDFYRVPSDNRNLNYDKYFKDGSTNRNLLTEFNSNNTDLMDVEQVKRKLLELDEIQTAIRDMVADEEM, via the coding sequence ATGTCACAATTTACAGGAAAAACTCTTCTAATTACAGGAGGGACAGGTTCATTTGGGAATGCAGTTCTCAAGCGTTTTTTAGAAACAGATATCTCAGAGATTCGTATCTTTTCGCGAGATGAAAAAAAACAAGATGATATGCGTCATGAGTTTCAGGTAAAAGCACCAGAAGTGGCTGGGAAAATCCGTTTTTATCTCGGAGATGTGCGTGACTTAGCTTCGGTAAAAAATGCTATGCATGGTGTGGATTATGTTTTTCATGCTGCTGCTCTGAAACAGGTACCTTCTTGTGAATTTTTCCCTATAGAAGCGGTAAAAACTAATATTTTGGGAACTGAGAATGTTCTTACTGCATCTATCGAAGCTGGTGTAAAGCAAGTTATCTGTCTTTCTACAGATAAGGCAGCTTATCCTGTTAATGCTATGGGAACATCTAAGGCTATGATGGAAAAGATTGCTGTTGCTAAGTCCCGGACGGTAAATCCTGAGCATACAAAGATATGTGTGACTCGCTATGGGAATGTTCTATGTAGCCGAGGATCTGTAGTTCCTCTTTGGATTGAGCAAATTAAGCAAGGAAATGCTCTTACAATTACTGAACCTAGCATGACACGTTTTGTCATGACATTGGAAGAAGCAGTAGATTTAGTTTTATTTGCATTTAAAGAAGGAAAATCTGGAGATATACTAGTTCAGAAAGCACCAGCATGTACGATTGAAGTGTTGGCTAAGGCTGTATCAGAAATTTTTGCCTCAGAACAAGATATTAAGATTATAGGTATTAGACACGGAGAAAAAATTTATGAAACATTATTAACTAATGAAGAGTGCGCAAATGCAATTGATTTGGGTGATTTTTATAGAGTTCCTAGTGATAATCGTAATCTTAACTATGATAAATATTTCAAAGATGGTAGTACGAATAGAAATTTGTTGACAGAATTCAATAGTAATAATACTGATTTGATGGATGTAGAGCAAGTTAAAAGAAAGTTGCTAGAATTAGATGAAATACAGACAGCAATTCGTGATATGGTAGCAGATGAAGAGATGTAA
- a CDS encoding glucose-1-phosphate thymidylyltransferase: protein MKGIILAGGSGTRLYPLTRAASKQLMPVYDKPMIYYPLSTLMLAGIRNILIISTPQDLHRFKELLQDGSEFGIQLSYAEQPSPDGLAQAFIIGEEFIGDDSVALILGDNIYHGPGLSKMLQKAANKDSGATVFGYHVKDPERFGVVEFDKDMNAISIEEKPEHPRSNYAVTGLYFYDNDVVEIAKNIKPSPRGELEITDVNKAYLDRGDLSVEVMGRGFAWLDTGTHESLLEASQYIETVQRMQNVQVANLEEIAYRMGYISREDVLALAQPLKKNEYGQYLLRLIGEA, encoded by the coding sequence ATGAAAGGTATTATTCTAGCAGGTGGTTCGGGGACACGTTTATATCCTTTGACTCGCGCTGCATCAAAACAACTTATGCCGGTTTATGATAAACCGATGATTTACTACCCACTTTCAACATTGATGTTGGCTGGGATTAGGAATATTTTGATTATTTCCACTCCACAGGATTTGCATCGATTCAAAGAGCTTCTTCAAGATGGCTCTGAGTTTGGGATTCAATTGTCTTATGCAGAGCAACCAAGTCCAGATGGTTTGGCACAAGCCTTTATTATTGGTGAAGAATTTATTGGTGATGATAGCGTTGCTCTGATCTTAGGTGACAATATCTATCACGGTCCTGGTCTTTCTAAGATGTTACAAAAGGCAGCAAACAAGGATTCAGGAGCGACTGTCTTTGGCTATCACGTGAAGGATCCAGAACGCTTTGGTGTTGTTGAGTTTGACAAAGACATGAACGCCATTTCTATCGAAGAAAAGCCAGAACATCCTCGTTCAAATTATGCAGTTACAGGCCTCTATTTCTACGATAATGATGTAGTAGAGATTGCCAAAAATATAAAACCAAGCCCGCGTGGTGAATTGGAAATTACAGATGTCAACAAGGCTTACCTAGATCGTGGAGATTTATCGGTTGAGGTTATGGGACGTGGCTTTGCTTGGTTGGATACTGGCACTCATGAAAGTTTACTAGAGGCTTCACAGTACATCGAAACAGTCCAACGGATGCAAAATGTTCAGGTAGCAAACTTAGAAGAAATTGCTTACCGTATGGGCTATATCAGTCGCGAAGATGTATTGGCCTTAGCCCAACCACTTAAGAAAAATGAATACGGGCAGTATCTGCTCCGTTTGATTGGAGAAGCATAG